The Dehalococcoidia bacterium region AATCCACATCCTGCCCAGCCTGGGCAAGCAGCCTCTGGCGAAGCTGACACCCCAGAAGCTAGAGGCGTTTTTCAACCAGAAACGGATGGCAGGCCTCGCGCCGCAAACGGTGCAGCATCTGAGGGCGATCGTGCGCGCGGCGCTAAACGATGCGGTGAAGTGGGGCCTGGTAGGGCGAAACGTCGCGATCCTGGTCGATGGCCCGCGCGTGCCGCATCGCGATATTCAACCCTTGAGCCCCGACGAAGCCCGTCAGCTGCTCGAAGCCGTGGCGACTCATCGGCTCGGAGCGCTGTTCTCGGTGGCCCAGGCGGTGGGTTTACGCCAGGGAGAAGCGCTGGGGCTCCGCTGGGACGACATCGACTTGGATGCGGGTACCCTGACGGTGAGGAAAGCGCTACAAAGGATAGACGGGGAGTCCCAGCTCGTCGAGCCCAAGACGGCTCGCAGCCGGCGCACGATCGCGTACGTGCCCTGAAGGGGCTGGCCGGTCGCCGTCGTGAAGACCAGGCCCCAGTCGTTCCCCCAAGTCGAACCGGCCATCAATCGCTCTTCCATCTGACGCGCCCGGTGTCTTCGCAGGGCCTCGATGGCGGCTGACGGCAACGAGAAAGGGGTGGACGGCTGCTGGTGTTCCATCCACAGTCTTGTTTTGCCCGAACCCCACGGGCCGAAAACCGCAATGCTGGGTCCTTGGGGAGGCCTCATTGACTGGATGCTGTCCGCCAGGCGGCGCGCACAGGGCGCATGCCCCAGGTGGTCGTCCGCGCGATTGGTCAACGGTTCGTCCGCGGAAAGCTTCTCCGTGACCTCGTCTGTATCCGGCATATAGCCACCCACCCGCTGGGGGGAACCACGCACGGGCCCATCGGGGCTGAGTCTGCGGCGGGCCAACGGTCGAAACGTTTTGCTGTCAGTTTTGCTGTCAACGGCTCCAAAATCTCACAAAAAGCGGCCCGATCGGGCCGCTTTTGAATCTGAAAATCTGGAGGCGACGGCCGGATTCGAACCGGCGATCGGGGTTTTGCAGACCCCTGCCTTGCCACTTGGCCACGTCGCCTCTATATGACGCAGGGAGGCGGGCAGGGCCCATCCTCCAGCCTCATCTTACCAGCGGGCGGCGACGCTGCAAAGCAGCCGCTGCGCGGGCCTCCTCTTGCGCGCACGCAGCCTAGGTCTCCACCTCACCGTCGGCGCAGGGAGGGCGATCGAGGTCGATCTGCGGGCCGGGCATGCTCGACGGCCACGCAGTCATCCCCGGGGGGAGGCGGCGCGCCAGCGGCTCGACGCCGATCTCGCGCGCGTCGGCCGTTACGCACCGCGCGACCGCGCGCGCCAGATGCGACCAGACGGCGCCGGGGTGCCGCGTCTCCACAGCGTCGGCGAAGGCGTCCGTCCATGTGCCGAGGCGTTCGCGCAGGAATCGCGCGCGGGCCGAGGCGCAGATGTCGGCGCGATCGTCGCCGCGGGAGCGCGCGTGGGCTTCCTTGGCGAGCAGGAGGGCGACGAACTCGAGCTCCGCCACCAGATGGTCGGGCTTGTCGCCGGCCAGCGTCACCCCGAACGCGCGGTAGAAGCCCGCGATGTCCGCCAGGTCCGCGGCGCCGCCCCCGGCGTGGCTCGTCTCGTAGGGC contains the following coding sequences:
- a CDS encoding site-specific integrase, whose translation is MNERPATPIRKRRGHNEGSIYRRKDGRWTAVLTIEGGKRKYYYGRTRAEVQAKLASAAAGLNTGLTPPASERLTLGQFLNGWLSDTVKPSVRPSTFRGYESKVRIHILPSLGKQPLAKLTPQKLEAFFNQKRMAGLAPQTVQHLRAIVRAALNDAVKWGLVGRNVAILVDGPRVPHRDIQPLSPDEARQLLEAVATHRLGALFSVAQAVGLRQGEALGLRWDDIDLDAGTLTVRKALQRIDGESQLVEPKTARSRRTIAYVP
- a CDS encoding molecular chaperone TorD family protein, with the translated sequence MSARAAATFTPVERLEAKALVYLALARHFATPDARPADGLTLEELGAALDRLGWANAAEAARAALTKRDEPDVRLQHSQIFYQSVPPPYETSHAGGGAADLADIAGFYRAFGVTLAGDKPDHLVAELEFVALLLAKEAHARSRGDDRADICASARARFLRERLGTWTDAFADAVETRHPGAVWSHLARAVARCVTADAREIGVEPLARRLPPGMTAWPSSMPGPQIDLDRPPCADGEVET